One segment of Stenotrophomonas sp. SAU14A_NAIMI4_8 DNA contains the following:
- a CDS encoding Lrp/AsnC family transcriptional regulator, whose product MLDALDNLDKRILQALQHDGRLQNLELARQVGLSPSACLRRVRLLEEGGYIDRYVALLNSAKVGRGFTVFVRVWLRGQDEDTTNHFINSVKSFPEVLECHLMAGDCDFLLRVAVADLDAYRQFQIQHLNRIAGVQNTKTEIPMQRVKQTTELPL is encoded by the coding sequence ATGCTTGACGCCCTGGACAACCTGGATAAGCGCATCCTGCAGGCCCTGCAGCACGATGGCCGCCTGCAGAACCTGGAACTGGCGCGGCAGGTGGGCCTCTCACCCTCGGCCTGCCTGCGGCGCGTGCGCCTGCTGGAAGAGGGCGGCTACATCGACCGCTACGTGGCCCTGCTGAATTCGGCCAAGGTCGGGCGCGGGTTCACGGTGTTCGTGCGGGTGTGGCTGCGCGGGCAGGATGAGGACACCACCAACCACTTCATCAACAGCGTCAAATCCTTCCCGGAAGTGCTGGAGTGCCACCTGATGGCCGGTGACTGCGATTTCCTGCTGCGGGTGGCCGTGGCCGACCTGGATGCCTACCGGCAGTTCCAGATCCAGCACTTGAACCGCATTGCCGGGGTGCAGAACACCAAGACCGAAATCCCCATGCAGAGGGTGAAGCAGACCACCGAACTGCCGCTCTAG
- the glgX gene encoding glycogen debranching protein GlgX, with protein sequence MATRKWTQTSRVREGRPFPLGATWDGLGVNFSLYSRHATKVELCLFDARNREVERIVLPEYTNEVWHGYLPDVRPGQRYGYRVHGPYAPADGHRFNPNKLLLDPYAKQIVGEIKWAPHLFGYTLGHRDADLSFDRRDSAPYMPRCAVIDPAFSWGGERAPATAWDRSVIYEAHVRGLTMQHPGVPPAERGTFSALRHDAVVDHLAYLGVTAIELLPVHAYVDDQQLLERGLRNYWGYNTIGFFAPQPRYLSLETVAEFKQMVARLHSAGIEVILDVVYNHTAEGNELGPTLSFKGIDNASYYRLAEDRRYYINDTGTGNTFDLTNAGALRMVMDSLRYWVTEMRVDGFRFDLATILGRERHGFDPSGSFLDAVRQDPVLSQVKLIAEPWDIGPGGYQLGQFPPGWAEWNDRFRDTTRALWRGDAGQLPEFAARFTGSADLFDHHGRRPSASINLVTAHDGYTLHDLVSYNDRHNEANGEDNRDGHSHNLSWNHGVEGDTDDEGILTLRARQMRNLLATLLLAQGTPMLLAGDEFGHSQRGNNNAYCQDNPLSWIDWERAAQPGPQAQAAFVRRVLALRRRYGLLRRNRFLTGDYDASLGMRDIEWRRPDGEPMGESDWHDAEQRALLIVLDGRSPDSGLREPGRHVSLALLLNPSDQPQRFRPSDQVLSFRRVVLQTDEAPLDMDEEGQWTLPARSLCLLASSSAA encoded by the coding sequence ATGGCAACGCGTAAGTGGACCCAGACCTCGCGCGTGCGCGAAGGCCGCCCCTTCCCGCTGGGCGCGACCTGGGACGGCCTGGGAGTGAACTTCTCGCTGTACTCGCGGCATGCCACCAAGGTGGAACTGTGCCTGTTCGATGCGCGCAACCGGGAAGTCGAACGGATCGTGCTGCCCGAATACACCAACGAGGTGTGGCACGGCTATCTGCCGGATGTGCGGCCGGGCCAGCGCTACGGCTACCGCGTGCATGGACCGTACGCGCCGGCGGACGGGCATCGCTTCAACCCCAACAAGCTGCTGCTGGATCCGTATGCAAAGCAGATCGTGGGTGAAATCAAGTGGGCGCCGCACCTGTTCGGCTACACCTTGGGCCACCGCGATGCGGACCTGAGTTTCGACCGTCGCGACAGCGCGCCGTACATGCCGCGCTGTGCAGTGATCGATCCGGCCTTCAGCTGGGGCGGCGAGCGCGCACCGGCGACAGCCTGGGACCGATCGGTGATCTACGAGGCACACGTGCGTGGCCTGACCATGCAGCACCCCGGCGTACCGCCGGCCGAGCGCGGCACGTTCTCGGCGCTACGCCACGACGCGGTGGTGGACCACCTGGCGTACCTGGGAGTGACCGCGATCGAGCTGCTGCCCGTGCACGCCTACGTGGATGACCAGCAACTGCTGGAACGCGGTCTGCGCAATTACTGGGGCTACAACACGATCGGCTTCTTCGCGCCGCAACCGCGCTACCTGTCGCTGGAAACTGTTGCCGAATTCAAGCAGATGGTGGCGCGCCTGCACAGCGCGGGCATCGAGGTGATTCTGGATGTGGTCTACAACCACACCGCCGAAGGCAACGAGCTGGGGCCCACGCTGTCGTTCAAGGGCATCGACAACGCCAGTTACTACCGCCTTGCCGAAGACCGTCGCTATTACATCAACGATACCGGCACCGGCAACACCTTCGACCTGACCAATGCCGGTGCCTTGCGCATGGTCATGGATTCGCTGCGCTATTGGGTGACCGAGATGCGCGTGGATGGCTTCCGTTTCGACCTGGCCACCATTCTCGGCCGCGAACGCCATGGGTTTGATCCGTCGGGCAGCTTCCTTGATGCCGTGCGCCAGGACCCGGTGCTGAGCCAGGTGAAACTGATTGCCGAACCGTGGGATATCGGCCCGGGCGGCTACCAGCTTGGTCAGTTCCCGCCGGGCTGGGCCGAATGGAACGACCGTTTCCGTGACACCACCCGTGCGCTGTGGCGCGGTGATGCCGGGCAGCTGCCGGAGTTTGCGGCGCGCTTTACCGGATCGGCCGATCTGTTTGACCATCACGGCCGCCGGCCGTCGGCCAGCATCAACCTGGTCACCGCCCACGACGGGTATACGCTGCATGATCTGGTGAGCTACAACGACCGCCACAACGAGGCCAACGGCGAGGACAACCGCGACGGCCATTCGCACAACCTGTCGTGGAACCACGGCGTGGAAGGCGATACAGACGACGAAGGCATCCTGACCCTGCGTGCGCGGCAGATGCGTAATCTGCTGGCCACGCTGCTGCTGGCGCAGGGCACGCCGATGCTGCTGGCCGGCGATGAGTTCGGCCATTCGCAGCGCGGCAACAACAATGCCTACTGCCAGGACAATCCGCTGAGCTGGATCGACTGGGAACGCGCGGCGCAACCCGGCCCGCAGGCGCAGGCAGCGTTCGTGCGGCGCGTCCTTGCGCTGAGGCGGCGCTACGGCCTGCTGCGGCGCAATCGCTTCCTGACCGGTGACTACGACGCATCCCTGGGCATGCGTGACATCGAGTGGCGGCGGCCGGATGGCGAGCCGATGGGCGAAAGTGATTGGCACGATGCGGAACAGCGCGCCCTGCTGATCGTGCTCGATGGCCGCAGCCCTGACAGTGGCCTACGGGAACCGGGGCGCCACGTCAGCCTGGCCCTGCTGCTGAACCCGAGTGACCAGCCGCAGCGGTTCCGCCCGTCCGACCAGGTGCTTTCGTTCCGCCGGGTGGTGCTGCAGACCGATGAGGCGCCACTGGACATGGATGAAGAGGGGCAGTGGACGCTGCCGGCGCGCAGTCTGTGCCTGTTGGCATCGAGCAGCGCCGCGTGA
- a CDS encoding AzlC family ABC transporter permease, with product MDARTTLPLPDPACQTSTRSEFLRGLRAAVPVMIGFLPFALVLGAQAAQKGLSALEVPLMTGLNFAGGSEFAAVELWTSPPHIALIVAITALVNSRHLLMGASLAPLLQHLPRRRVLPALFFMCDESWALGVADARRRALGFSLAYYLGVSAGLYTVWVLCTCIGALVGPLLGDIHAYGFDMAFPAVFLVLLRGMWQGLRAARPWLVSLVVAAATYLLVPGAWYVASGALAGLAAAWWLAGDEA from the coding sequence ATGGACGCCCGCACCACCCTGCCCCTGCCCGACCCCGCCTGCCAGACCAGCACCCGCAGCGAATTCCTGCGCGGGCTGCGCGCCGCCGTTCCGGTGATGATCGGCTTCCTGCCCTTTGCCCTGGTGCTGGGCGCACAAGCCGCACAGAAGGGCCTGAGCGCGCTGGAAGTGCCCTTGATGACCGGCCTGAACTTCGCCGGCGGCTCAGAATTTGCTGCCGTTGAGCTGTGGACCTCGCCGCCGCATATCGCGCTGATCGTGGCCATCACCGCGCTGGTCAACAGCCGCCACCTGCTGATGGGCGCCAGCCTGGCCCCCCTGCTGCAGCACCTGCCGCGCCGCCGCGTGCTGCCGGCGCTGTTCTTCATGTGCGATGAAAGCTGGGCACTGGGCGTGGCCGACGCGCGCCGGCGCGCCCTGGGGTTCAGCCTGGCCTACTACCTGGGTGTTTCGGCCGGCCTGTATACGGTGTGGGTGCTGTGCACCTGCATCGGCGCACTGGTAGGCCCGCTGCTGGGCGACATCCACGCCTACGGTTTCGACATGGCCTTCCCGGCGGTGTTCCTGGTGCTGCTGCGCGGCATGTGGCAGGGCCTGCGCGCGGCGCGCCCGTGGCTGGTCAGCCTGGTAGTGGCGGCGGCCACTTACCTGCTGGTGCCGGGTGCCTGGTACGTGGCCAGCGGCGCGCTGGCTGGCCTGGCCGCCGCGTGGTGGCTGGCAGGAGACGAGGCATGA
- the proP gene encoding glycine betaine/L-proline transporter ProP, with amino-acid sequence MQDNSDAHAHFGWFKRRRHLNVDEITVVDKPMLKRAVGAAALGNAMEWFDFGVYGYLAVTIGQVFFPSSNPTAQVIAAFATFTVAFLVRPLGGLVFGPLGDRYGRQKVLAFTMILMALGTFAIGLIPSYERIGIWAPVLLLLARIVQGFSTGGEYGGAATFIAEYSTDRNRGLMGSWLEFGTLGGYIAGAGTVTALHMLLSSEDMLDWGWRIPFLIAGPLGLLGLYMRMKLEETPAFRAFAEEADKREHERPGLGALFQVHGRQLLVCMGLVLVFNVTDYMLLTYMPSYLSVTMGYAESKGLLLIIIVMLVMMPLNVVGGLFSDKLGRRPMIIGACIALLVLAVPCLLLVGSGNDWLIFLGLMLLGLALVCFTSSMPSTLPALFYTPVRYSALSIAFNVSVSLFGGTTPLVTAWLVERTGDPLVPAYYLMGAAVIGLITMLFVKETAGLPLRGSPPAVGSDREAAALLKSDIPVTVDPTLPPLPEPAEPEQARPA; translated from the coding sequence ATGCAGGACAACTCCGATGCCCATGCCCATTTCGGCTGGTTCAAACGCCGCCGCCATCTGAACGTCGACGAGATCACGGTTGTCGACAAGCCCATGCTCAAGCGCGCCGTGGGCGCCGCTGCACTGGGCAACGCGATGGAATGGTTCGATTTCGGTGTCTACGGCTATCTGGCCGTCACCATCGGCCAGGTCTTCTTCCCCTCCAGCAACCCCACCGCGCAGGTCATTGCGGCCTTTGCCACGTTCACCGTGGCGTTCCTGGTGCGCCCGCTGGGCGGCCTGGTATTCGGTCCGCTCGGCGACCGCTATGGGCGGCAGAAGGTATTGGCCTTCACCATGATCCTGATGGCGCTGGGCACCTTCGCCATCGGTCTGATTCCGTCCTACGAGCGCATTGGCATCTGGGCACCGGTGCTGTTGCTGCTGGCGCGCATCGTGCAGGGCTTTTCCACCGGTGGTGAGTACGGCGGCGCGGCCACTTTCATTGCCGAATATTCCACCGACCGCAACCGCGGCCTGATGGGCAGTTGGCTGGAGTTCGGCACGCTGGGCGGTTACATCGCCGGTGCCGGCACGGTGACCGCACTGCACATGCTGTTGAGCAGCGAAGACATGCTGGATTGGGGCTGGCGCATTCCGTTCCTGATTGCCGGCCCGCTGGGCCTGTTGGGTCTGTACATGCGCATGAAGCTGGAGGAGACCCCGGCGTTCCGCGCTTTCGCCGAAGAAGCGGACAAGCGCGAGCATGAGCGCCCGGGCCTGGGCGCGCTGTTCCAGGTACACGGCCGCCAGTTGCTGGTGTGCATGGGCCTGGTGCTGGTCTTCAACGTGACCGACTACATGCTGCTGACCTACATGCCCAGCTACCTGAGCGTGACCATGGGCTACGCCGAGAGCAAGGGTCTGCTTCTGATCATCATCGTGATGCTGGTGATGATGCCGTTGAACGTGGTCGGCGGGCTGTTCAGTGACAAGCTGGGCCGCCGCCCGATGATCATCGGTGCCTGCATCGCGCTGCTGGTGCTGGCCGTGCCGTGCCTGCTGCTGGTCGGCAGCGGCAATGACTGGCTGATCTTCCTGGGCCTGATGCTGCTGGGCCTGGCGCTGGTGTGCTTCACCAGTTCGATGCCGTCCACCCTGCCGGCGCTGTTCTATACCCCGGTGCGCTACAGCGCGCTGTCGATTGCGTTCAACGTGTCGGTGTCGCTGTTTGGTGGCACCACGCCGCTGGTCACCGCCTGGCTGGTGGAACGCACCGGCGACCCGCTGGTGCCGGCGTACTACCTGATGGGCGCAGCGGTGATCGGCCTGATCACCATGCTGTTCGTGAAGGAAACCGCCGGCCTGCCGCTGCGCGGTTCACCGCCGGCGGTGGGCAGCGACCGCGAAGCTGCTGCGTTGCTGAAGAGCGACATCCCGGTGACGGTCGACCCGACCCTCCCGCCGCTGCCGGAACCGGCCGAGCCGGAACAAGCGCGCCCGGCCTGA
- a CDS encoding DASS family sodium-coupled anion symporter yields the protein MLERIKAALQYFNQAVPFRLVPALITTAVLVTLLLLPCPQGLTADGWRLVAIFLTTIVAIILKVMPIGVMAMMAIVIVSLSQVTSNSSKGAITDALSSFASPLIWLIVVAILISRGLKKTGLGNRIGLMFIALLGKRTVGIGYGLAVCELLLAPFTPSNTARGGGIVHPVMRSIATAFDSDPAKGTQGKVGTYLALVNYHANPITSAMFLTATAPNPLVVDFVAKASGQQLQLSWTTWALCMLLPGLLCLLLMPLVVYLLSPPQLKHTPDAVTFARSELAAMGPLAAKEKVMLGTFGLLLLLWANVPAMIFGPAWTLDPTVVAFVGLFVLIITGTINWDDVLSEKSAWDTLIWFGALVMLAEQLNKLGVIDWFSQGMKGAIASSGMGWQAIAAVLVLAFVFSHYLFASTTAHISAMLLAFLGVGVQLIPGEYMVPFLLMMTAGSAIMMTLTHYATGTSPIIFGSGYVTLGTWWRVGFVMCVLELLVFALVGSAWWKLLGMW from the coding sequence ATGCTCGAACGCATCAAGGCCGCACTGCAGTACTTCAACCAGGCCGTTCCGTTCCGCCTGGTGCCCGCCCTCATCACCACGGCGGTGCTGGTCACCCTGTTGCTGCTGCCTTGCCCGCAGGGCCTGACCGCCGATGGCTGGCGGCTGGTAGCCATCTTCCTGACCACCATCGTGGCGATCATCCTGAAAGTGATGCCAATCGGGGTGATGGCGATGATGGCCATCGTCATCGTTTCGCTTTCGCAGGTCACCTCCAACAGCTCCAAGGGCGCCATCACCGATGCACTGAGCAGCTTCGCCAGCCCGCTGATCTGGTTGATCGTGGTGGCCATCCTCATCTCCCGCGGCCTGAAGAAAACCGGGCTGGGCAACCGCATCGGTCTGATGTTCATTGCGCTGCTGGGCAAGCGCACGGTGGGCATCGGCTACGGCCTGGCGGTGTGCGAATTGCTGCTGGCGCCGTTCACCCCCAGCAATACCGCGCGTGGTGGCGGCATCGTGCATCCGGTCATGCGCTCGATCGCCACCGCCTTCGATTCCGATCCGGCCAAGGGCACCCAGGGCAAGGTCGGCACCTACCTGGCATTGGTGAATTACCACGCCAACCCGATCACCTCGGCCATGTTCCTGACCGCCACCGCGCCCAACCCGCTGGTGGTGGATTTCGTGGCCAAGGCCAGCGGCCAGCAGCTGCAGTTGAGCTGGACCACCTGGGCGCTGTGCATGCTGCTGCCCGGCCTGCTGTGCCTGTTGCTGATGCCGCTGGTGGTATACCTGCTCAGCCCACCGCAGTTGAAGCACACCCCCGACGCGGTCACCTTTGCGCGCAGCGAACTGGCCGCGATGGGCCCGCTGGCCGCCAAAGAGAAAGTCATGCTGGGCACCTTCGGCCTGCTGTTGCTGCTGTGGGCGAACGTGCCGGCGATGATCTTCGGCCCCGCCTGGACTCTGGATCCGACCGTGGTCGCCTTCGTCGGCTTGTTCGTGCTCATCATCACCGGCACGATCAACTGGGACGATGTGCTTTCCGAAAAGAGCGCCTGGGACACCCTGATCTGGTTCGGCGCGCTGGTAATGCTGGCCGAGCAGTTGAACAAGCTGGGCGTGATCGACTGGTTCTCGCAGGGCATGAAGGGCGCCATCGCCAGCAGCGGCATGGGCTGGCAGGCCATCGCCGCGGTGCTGGTGCTGGCCTTCGTGTTCTCGCATTACCTGTTCGCCAGCACCACCGCGCATATCAGCGCCATGCTGCTGGCCTTCCTGGGCGTGGGCGTGCAGCTGATTCCCGGCGAGTACATGGTGCCGTTCCTGCTGATGATGACGGCCGGCTCGGCCATCATGATGACCCTGACCCACTACGCGACCGGCACCTCGCCCATCATCTTCGGCAGCGGCTACGTCACCCTGGGCACCTGGTGGCGGGTGGGCTTTGTGATGTGCGTACTGGAACTGCTGGTGTTCGCCCTGGTCGGCAGCGCGTGGTGGAAGCTGCTGGGCATGTGGTGA
- a CDS encoding AzlD family protein — translation MIFDGLLHWTSLLTIVLMAAVTYLTRIVGFLALRNRTLSKRAVTVMEAAPGCVLISVIAPDFVANNPADLAALAITLLAATRWSMLPTVLIGVVAAGVLRYVLG, via the coding sequence ATGATCTTCGACGGCCTGCTGCACTGGACCTCGCTGCTGACCATCGTGCTGATGGCTGCGGTGACCTACCTGACCCGCATCGTCGGCTTCCTGGCACTACGCAACCGCACCCTGAGCAAGCGCGCGGTGACCGTAATGGAAGCAGCGCCGGGCTGCGTGCTGATCTCGGTGATCGCACCGGACTTCGTGGCCAACAACCCGGCCGACCTGGCCGCGCTGGCCATCACCCTTCTGGCCGCAACGCGCTGGTCGATGCTGCCCACCGTGCTGATCGGCGTGGTTGCAGCGGGCGTGCTGCGTTACGTGCTTGGGTAA
- a CDS encoding DUF2934 domain-containing protein, with protein sequence MDSSERRRRIELLAHQIWEAEGRPDDQQQRHWHMAERLVEAEMAALHAAEDEHDGNA encoded by the coding sequence ATGGACAGCAGTGAGCGGCGACGCCGCATCGAATTGTTGGCGCACCAGATCTGGGAGGCCGAAGGGCGCCCGGATGACCAGCAGCAGCGGCATTGGCACATGGCCGAACGCCTTGTTGAAGCAGAAATGGCGGCCCTGCATGCGGCTGAGGACGAGCACGATGGCAACGCGTAA
- the treY gene encoding malto-oligosyltrehalose synthase codes for MTALRATARLQLHAGFDFAAAADKVGYFSSLGVSHLYLSPIAAAMPGSSHGYDGIDPTRINPELGGEAGFLHLAGRARAHGLGLILDWVPNHLAAAPQNAWWPDVLMHGRRSPYAHWFDIDWDAAACGQRLWLPVLDRPLDAAIGSGMLRVDDDGDLPVLRHHDLCLPLSPRSYPLDRGARNGWVARCNRSAERMHALLERQHYHLAWWRTAGDQVNYRRFFDITTLVALRVEREDVFEAVHTLPLRLVREGRVDGLRIDHVDGLSDPGGYLARLRACLDAAAVEGGRAGNEITLHVEKILAEGESLPERWCCDGTTGYDFMDQVGAWLHDDAGSDALTAQWQARAGDRRTVDEVQRAARDALLDGSLHADLQRLRVCVRQVLGAAARQADVTDATLRRAVCALLRCYPVYRPYHLQTEAERDALQRASEAAAEGLDEAARTALRLLVDALQAPDADALRVRFGQLSAPLNAKAVEDTAFYRYFRLLSRNEVGSDAQRNGLDGSELLALAQARARQHPLAMLALATHDHKRGPDARARLALLSSDVAAWQAALADWERRCDAAGMAMPLPAAEAYALWQALVAAWPMQGKPEADFAGRMQQWLRKALREGKRISSWLDPDLPLEDAACAWLQSLLAGSRLQDVRAALAAFVERIAPAGASNGLAQLCLQLCLPGVPDIYQGTEFWDLSLVDPDNRRAVDFAQRAHALADDRSWAALLQDWHSGLPKLRLLAALLRLRSNNAPLFLQGTLRRLSEPGCSRLVFVREYRGQQLLVAVRRAGMEQPAGPGLAWQDAAQQGVAGVPQRRMRNVLDGRTQMFNGSATDALLFAGSPVAVWISQESGADGQQ; via the coding sequence ATGACCGCGCTGCGCGCCACCGCCCGCCTGCAGTTGCACGCCGGCTTCGACTTCGCCGCTGCCGCGGACAAGGTGGGCTATTTCTCTTCGCTGGGCGTCAGTCACCTGTATCTGTCGCCGATTGCGGCGGCCATGCCCGGTTCCAGCCACGGCTACGATGGCATCGACCCCACCCGCATCAACCCGGAACTGGGCGGTGAAGCAGGCTTCCTGCACCTTGCTGGCCGCGCCCGCGCGCATGGACTGGGCCTGATCCTGGACTGGGTGCCCAACCACCTGGCGGCCGCGCCACAGAATGCCTGGTGGCCGGACGTGCTGATGCATGGCCGGCGCAGCCCTTACGCGCATTGGTTCGATATTGACTGGGATGCCGCAGCCTGCGGGCAGCGCCTGTGGCTGCCGGTACTGGATCGGCCGCTGGACGCGGCCATCGGATCCGGCATGCTGCGCGTGGACGACGACGGCGATCTGCCCGTGCTGCGCCACCACGACCTGTGCCTGCCGTTGTCACCGCGCAGCTATCCGCTGGACCGCGGCGCGCGGAATGGCTGGGTGGCACGCTGCAATCGTTCTGCCGAGCGCATGCATGCGCTGCTGGAGCGGCAGCACTACCATCTGGCGTGGTGGCGCACCGCCGGCGACCAGGTCAACTACCGCCGGTTCTTCGACATCACGACGCTGGTTGCGCTGCGGGTGGAGCGCGAGGACGTGTTCGAGGCGGTGCACACGCTGCCGCTGCGGCTGGTTCGCGAGGGCCGGGTGGACGGGCTGCGCATCGACCACGTTGATGGGCTGTCCGACCCAGGTGGCTATCTGGCGCGGTTGCGCGCCTGCCTTGACGCGGCGGCGGTAGAGGGCGGCCGCGCGGGCAATGAGATCACCCTGCACGTGGAGAAGATCCTGGCCGAGGGCGAATCCTTGCCAGAACGGTGGTGCTGCGATGGCACTACCGGCTACGACTTCATGGACCAGGTGGGCGCATGGCTGCATGACGATGCAGGGTCCGACGCGCTGACGGCACAGTGGCAGGCCCGTGCCGGGGACCGGCGTACGGTTGATGAGGTGCAACGGGCGGCCCGCGACGCGCTGTTGGACGGCTCCCTGCATGCGGATCTGCAGCGACTGCGGGTCTGCGTGCGGCAGGTGCTGGGCGCAGCGGCACGGCAGGCCGATGTGACCGACGCAACGCTGCGCAGGGCGGTGTGTGCGCTGCTGCGCTGCTACCCGGTGTATCGGCCGTATCATCTGCAGACCGAAGCCGAGCGCGATGCCTTGCAGCGCGCCAGTGAAGCAGCTGCCGAAGGGCTGGATGAAGCCGCACGCACAGCGTTGCGCCTTCTGGTGGATGCCTTGCAGGCTCCGGATGCGGACGCGCTGCGCGTGCGCTTTGGCCAGCTCTCGGCACCACTGAACGCCAAGGCGGTGGAGGATACCGCCTTCTATCGCTACTTCCGCCTGCTGTCGCGCAATGAAGTGGGCAGCGACGCGCAACGGAACGGTCTTGATGGCAGCGAGCTGCTTGCGCTGGCACAGGCGCGTGCGCGGCAGCACCCGCTGGCGATGCTGGCGTTGGCCACGCATGACCACAAGCGTGGACCGGATGCCCGGGCGCGCCTGGCGCTGCTGAGCAGCGATGTGGCGGCGTGGCAGGCAGCGCTGGCGGACTGGGAACGGCGCTGTGATGCGGCGGGCATGGCCATGCCATTGCCCGCTGCCGAAGCCTATGCGCTCTGGCAGGCGCTGGTCGCAGCGTGGCCGATGCAGGGCAAGCCAGAGGCGGATTTCGCAGGGCGGATGCAGCAGTGGCTGCGCAAGGCCCTGCGCGAGGGCAAGCGGATCAGCAGTTGGCTCGACCCCGATCTGCCGTTGGAAGATGCGGCCTGTGCGTGGCTGCAGTCATTGCTTGCCGGCAGCCGCCTGCAGGATGTCCGCGCCGCGCTGGCCGCATTTGTTGAACGCATCGCGCCTGCCGGCGCAAGCAACGGGCTGGCACAACTGTGCCTGCAGCTGTGTCTGCCAGGTGTCCCGGACATCTACCAGGGCACCGAGTTCTGGGATCTGAGCCTGGTCGACCCGGACAATCGGCGCGCGGTCGATTTCGCGCAGCGCGCACATGCACTGGCCGATGATCGATCGTGGGCAGCGTTGCTGCAGGACTGGCACAGCGGATTGCCCAAGCTGCGGCTGCTGGCCGCGCTGCTGCGACTGCGCAGCAACAATGCCCCGCTGTTCCTGCAGGGCACGCTGCGCAGGCTGTCCGAACCGGGGTGCTCGCGCCTGGTGTTCGTACGTGAGTACAGGGGGCAGCAGTTGCTGGTGGCAGTCAGGCGGGCGGGGATGGAACAGCCTGCCGGCCCGGGCCTTGCCTGGCAGGACGCCGCGCAGCAGGGGGTGGCAGGGGTCCCGCAGCGACGCATGCGCAACGTGCTGGATGGTCGCACGCAGATGTTCAACGGTTCCGCCACCGACGCGCTGCTGTTTGCAGGCAGCCCGGTGGCGGTGTGGATCAGCCAGGAGAGTGGGGCAGATGGACAGCAGTGA
- the atpC gene encoding ATP synthase F1 subunit epsilon yields MAVATPGSSFALQVISLDGLHWDGDVREASVPGAAGRLGFLPGHTPLMAPLSAGLVRLFPADNTATVEIHVSGGYVEVQPDRVIVLADLAARSDSLDEALAEEARAAAHSPMAAAFTDVDYAQLHAELAAQLAQAARLSRPR; encoded by the coding sequence GTGGCGGTTGCAACCCCCGGTTCCAGCTTCGCCCTGCAGGTCATCAGCCTGGATGGCCTGCACTGGGACGGCGATGTGCGCGAAGCCAGCGTGCCCGGCGCCGCCGGCCGCCTCGGCTTCCTGCCCGGCCACACGCCATTGATGGCGCCGTTGTCCGCCGGCCTGGTGCGGCTGTTTCCCGCCGACAATACCGCCACGGTGGAAATCCACGTGAGCGGCGGCTACGTGGAAGTGCAGCCGGACCGGGTGATCGTGCTGGCCGACCTGGCCGCGCGCAGCGATTCACTGGACGAGGCCCTCGCCGAAGAGGCCCGTGCCGCCGCGCACTCGCCCATGGCCGCAGCCTTCACCGATGTGGACTACGCGCAGCTGCATGCCGAACTGGCCGCGCAGCTGGCCCAGGCCGCGCGCCTGTCACGCCCGCGCTGA